DNA from Eucalyptus grandis isolate ANBG69807.140 chromosome 5, ASM1654582v1, whole genome shotgun sequence:
GAAATGTAATAGCTCTTTCCTGGCCTTTTAGATGAAATAGAGGCATCAATTCCACAAAAATTTCACCATGGACCTATGAAAATCTATCCCTGTCAAGGTTGGTGCATCAGAACAATTCAAATTCCCAACCACCAATATCCCTAGGAGGAAAACAAAGCTAAAGGGCACCTTCCAGACTTGCTCAGAGAAATTGCACCCAAAGAACTATGGGATCTAATCTCAGTGCTTTCAAGATACAAAAAACAGAGAGTTTGGCCTTGATCAGAAGATGATCTATTAATTGATAGATATATAGGTAGTTTATCTTGTATAGCCAACAAAATATGAATCCAAACGAAAGCACCTAAGGTCAAAGCCAAATCAACCAATCCCATTCAGCTATCGTGCCTCAATTCCTGACAATCTCCCAAGCTGAAGCAGAGGAAAGAATGTCATTCGAAGCTGCAAAAAGAAGACTAGGGAAAAATTACACCACAAATAGCTGCCTGGATTAATATCAAGTCTTCAGCTCGCATTGGGCCATTTCCATTTAGTGtgagaaattatatttttttaagaaaagtagAATCATAGGCTACTCTCCTTAGATATGTATTTAGCAAGGTCCCATTAGGATGCCATCATTCATGCCTGAGTGATATAGATTTACCATTACCAACCACATAACAAGGCATTAAAACACTCCCAATCTTTAACGATTCCCTCCAACCATAGGTAGCATCTGCACTACAATTAACAAACCTAACACTACCCTCAGCATGAagaagtgatgatgacatatgatTCATCTCATTACTTTGTTTCCTGCAGtattgtataatttttttcccttcatgaCCAATCAAGAGAGGAAAGATTGCTTTGGGGACACGACCATGCCAGTCTAATCCGGTGCCATCATTGTGATTATGTTGCCAAGCACTGGCAACCCTATAAACACCATAAGGAGCCACTGTTGATGTAGTGTGATAATCAAACTATGTTGCTCGGTAATGTAGGTGCCAAGGGGCTTACCACAGTGGAGTCCTTGCAATTTGACTTGGCTACAATACAAGTAGCAACAAATTATTTCTCTCCTGAAAACAAGTTGGGTGAAGGTGGATTTGGTGAAGTTTTCCAGGTACATATGACATATCTATTAAAAACAATCAAGAATGCTTTACATGTGAATTGTAAGTAATGatgtcaaagaaaaagaaacatatgaaGCTTTTCTATGTTAGTTTTTAAGTTGTTATAAAGGAATTAACAATACGTACAAAACACTTTAGGGTAGACTTCCTAATGGACAACAAATTGCGGTGAAGAGGCTATCTCGAAGGTCAAGACAAGGTgttgaagaatttaagaatgaaattctattaGTTGCAAAGCTTCATCACAGAAACCTTGTACGACTGCTTGGATTTTGCTTGGAGGGAGATGAAAAGTTGCTAGCCTACGAGTTAGTGCCAAATAAAAGCCTCGATTACTTCTTATTTGGTATGTTGCAATTGAACCTTCTTATGTGCAAAATGtataattttcttgaaatcaTATATCCAAAGCTTTCACTGGTTGTGGAAACTTTAAATTTAAgccatttttgttctttcaactGATCATAGTTTAAGCTACCTTTGAATGAGAATACATATATTTTGGTATTGCGTGATGAAACTTCACCTTGAATTTTCTAATAGGTGCCAACTGCCATGTGCTAGATCATTAACGAATTTTGGTGCAAAGGTACAGATCCCAAGAAAAGGAGACAGTTGGATTGGCCATTACGTCataaaattgtttttgggattgCAAGAGGAATGCTCTATCTACATGAAGATTCTCGTCTCCGGGTCATCCATCGTGACCTTAAATGTAGCAATATCTTATTAGACAGTGAAATGAACCccaagatttcagattttggcatggcaagGATTTTGGAGTTGACCAAACTCAAGCAAGCACAAACAAAATAGTGGGGACTTTGTAAGTCTTGGTTTTAAAATGGACGACTTTGTAATTGGATGCCAAACTTGCTCATTTTATCTATTTAAGAATGCTCATCAATCTACAtcaaaatatgcaataataCATATGGCTAATGTTCGAATTTGCAGTGGTTATATGTCTCCAGAATATGCGATGCATGGAGAGTTCTCAGTGAAATCCGATGTATATAGTTTTGGCATAATACTTCTAGAGATCATATGCAGCAAGAAGAATAACTACTACCACCAACTGGACGAGGGTGAATATCTTGCTAGTTATGTAAGTTTCACCATGCTACCGCAACAAATATTTACACtgcattttttgtaattttcggcaagtgaaattgaaatttcttcataaaacgTAGTCCTTTAGCCTACATAAACACTTTTACAACTATTATTCGATTCCTTGGTCATATATGGTTTTTTCGCAAAATTCAAATGTCTTGCGTGATGAGTCATCGAATTAATGCCATGATTCTATGAAGATTTTCCCAACTTATTATTGCAGGTGTGGAATCAATGGAGAGATGGCAAGCCCTTGGAAGTGTTGGACCCGGCTATCGTGGATTCATATTCAAGAGATGGAGTGTTTCGATGCTTGCACATTTGCTTACTATGCATTCAGGAAGATCCGACTATTAGACCCACTATGGCAACCGTAGTTCTCATGCTCAACAACAATTCCTTTACCTTGCCATTGCCTCGACATCCCGCCTTCTTCATCCAAAGTAGCTTGTCTGGACCAAGCATTCAAATGGAAGAACTTAAATTGAACCAACCTCCTAGGAGGACAATGCCTTCATCAACAAATGGCATGTCAATTACTGAGTTGTGCCCCCGATGAATGGTGGTGTGACCAAAATCCTTCTTAATGGACGGTCTTGCTATGAGAATGCTTGGCCTTCCACTGAGATTTATCATGTACAAAAAGCAAAATCTAGAAATTTGGAGAATAAGCTGTTCATTGCTGAAAGGGGGTTGTGTGCACTTAAGACTACACCTGTTATTGATCATAGTTATTAAGTTTCATCTAAGGTTTTGTTACTATTCGAGGCTAAATCGTACGTAGATCCATTGTAATTAAGCATATTTGGACATTATTGTGCTTCTATAAGACTCAATCCCACTACTACTGTCTGGAACCAAATAATCATATAGGAGTGTTCGATATCTGACCCGCTAGACGACCCAAATCTTTACTTCTGTAGGTGCTCTATCCACGATGTATTGAATTCTCTTAAATCAGATGACCTTTTGGAGAGGTTGTTATTGtactttcctctcttcttcaaccAACTTTTAGGATATATTTGTTTAGcggaaaattaattatttaaaaaatattttcctaaacttatatcacttaaaaaatgaaatagtaataaaaatattattattcataaaaaaatttaaatataaattattgttgataatgaaatatttttcatttactaaTTATCTCAAGTGATAAAAgccttcatttttcaaaaaatattttccaaatcattcattttctgttAAACAAATAGAGTCTTATTATCCTTTTGTACctatctaatttcttttcaaagttAAATAAGTTATTGATCTTTACattgaaaattcatttgatgGTGCTGATTATagaccatcttcttctttcgaTGTTACTCATTCAATATAAGACGTCTTTCCATGAAAGTTTTCTTCGGTTGGTCGCTAAGTTATGACTATGGAGGCTGGCTTCAAACCCATTGGTCTTATTTCATTTCTCTGGGAGGCCAAtgtatatattttcctttattctaATACTTACGAATCTTCTGAGCTTcttatttctttgattgattcaagtAACATTTTAGTTAGATGTCATGgtatttaaatagattaatcTATCGCTCTTTTATTATTGAGTTGACGGGAGAGCGTCTAATTATTATCCTTTAGGGACATGCGATTAAGCCGTCCCTAACATTTTTGGCAACAGGTTTGACAAAACCCTCATCAACGACAATTTGTGTACGAGCCATCACTAGAGAGAGCTTAGGACCTATTTCGACTTTTGTGTACGGTTTTGCCCATCGCTTATCGGATTTTCCTAGTAGTGTTGTCTCATGTGGGAACTACAAGACCAGCATGATTTTGGAAGACTTAGAAAGGAAAACGACTTAGCTAGTCTGGC
Protein-coding regions in this window:
- the LOC120294028 gene encoding LOW QUALITY PROTEIN: cysteine-rich receptor-like protein kinase 10 (The sequence of the model RefSeq protein was modified relative to this genomic sequence to represent the inferred CDS: inserted 1 base in 1 codon); the encoded protein is MLLGNVGAKGLTTVESLQFDLATIQVATNYFSPENKLGEGGFGEVFQGRLPNGQQIAVKRLSRRSRQGVEEFKNEILLVAKLHHRNLVRLLGFCLEGDEKLLAYELVPNKSLDYFLFDPKKRRQLDWPLRHKIVFGIARGMLYLHEDSRLRVIHRDLKCSNILLDSEMNPKISDFGMARILXVDQTQASTNKIVGTFGYMSPEYAMHGEFSVKSDVYSFGIILLEIICSKKNNYYHQLDEGEYLASYVWNQWRDGKPLEVLDPAIVDSYSRDGVFRCLHICLLCIQEDPTIRPTMATVVLMLNNNSFTLPLPRHPAFFIQSSLSGPSIQMEELKLNQPPRRTMPSSTNGMSITELCPR